A part of Bacillus rossius redtenbacheri isolate Brsri chromosome 1, Brsri_v3, whole genome shotgun sequence genomic DNA contains:
- the LOC134529398 gene encoding uncharacterized protein LOC134529398 → MRTAPRRLASAVMRTGAAGWLLLAAVATLAAGDPRSPRVKRRLVFLKGSKLFIRYNIKENVFPYTTIFAWAIGFKFTYDLPTMPSETRFHRRSIYQDVETMMDQSGMNGRACVLRMLCEATDGGHSPDLFLRILKRIFTVPDAEREHVHPYHVDSEQCESLAEDCPVSIFNAMAYSESVDAED, encoded by the exons ATGCGCACCGCGCCGCGGCGCCTCGCCAGTGCCGTCATGCGCACCGGGGCCGCGGGCTGGCTGCTGCTGGCGGCCGTCGCGACGCTGGCGGCCGGGGACCCGCGCTCGCCCCGGGTCAAGAGGCGCCTCGTGTTCCTCAAGGGCTCCAAGCTGTTC ATACGTTACAACATCAAGGAAAATGTATTCCCCTACACGACTATATTCGCCTGGGCCATAGGATTCAAGTTCACCTACGACCTGCCTACCATGCCGAGCGAGACTAGGTTCCATCGCAGATCCATCTACCAGGACGTGGAGACCATGATGGACCA GAGTGGGATGAACGGACGGGCCTGCGTGCTGCGCATGCTGTGTGAGGCCACAGACGGAGGCCACAGCCCGGACCTCTTCCTCAGGATCCTCAAGCGCATCTTCAC CGTGCCGGATGCCGAGCGAGAACACGTCCACCCTTACCACGTGGACTCGGAGCAGTGCGAGAGCTTAGCTGAAGATTGCCCGGTCTCCATCTTCAACGCGATGGCGTACAGTGAAAGTGTGGATGCAGAGGACTAG